One Triticum dicoccoides isolate Atlit2015 ecotype Zavitan chromosome 5B, WEW_v2.0, whole genome shotgun sequence genomic window carries:
- the LOC119309852 gene encoding protein farnesyltransferase/geranylgeranyltransferase type-1 subunit alpha-like, with protein MEHHKRWLNEKIGPDAANSEHDFTRKILAMDAKNYHAWSHRQWVLQALGGWESELQYCNQLLEEDVFHNSAWNQYVFLLLQRRYLVVTRSPILRGLAAMRDSEVDYTVEAIMVNPQNESPWRYLRGLYKDDNNFLVADNRISDACHKVLNKDWTCVFALSFLLDLLRMGLQPSNDLKGTIEAMENSDPETGHADIAVAVCSVLQKCDPLRINYWSWYQTTLSS; from the exons atgga GCATCACAAGAGATGGCTTAATGAGAAAATAGGACCAGATGCTGCAAATAGTGAACATGACTTTACAAGGAAGATACTTGCTATGGATGCTAAAAACTACCATGCTTGGTCCCATAGGCAG TGGGTTCTTCAAGCATTGGGTGGATGGGAGAGTGAACTGCAGTACTGCAACCAGCTTCTTGAGGAAGATGTCTTCCATAACTCAGCTTGGAATCAG TATGTTTTTTTGTTGTTGCAACGGAGATACCTTGTGGTAACACGATCACCAATTCTTAGGGGCCTTGCGGCAATGCGCGACTCAGAAGTAGATTACACAGTTGAGGCCATTATGGTGAACCCTCAGAATGAAAGCCCCTGGAGATACCTCAGAGGTTTATATAAGGATGATAACAATTTTCTGGTGGCTGATAATCGCATTTCTGATGCTTGCCACAAAGTCCTGAATAAGGATTGGACATGCGTATTTGCTTTGAGCTTCCTGCTTGATCTTCTTCGCATGGGTTTGCAGCCTTCAAATGATCTTAAAGGAACCATCGAAGCAATGGAGAACTCTGATCCTGAAACGGGACATGCTGATATTGCAGTAGCTGTCTGCTCAGTCCTGCAGAAATGTGATCCCCTGCGGATAAACTACTGGTCATGGTACCAGACCACTCTTTCTTCTTAG
- the LOC119305879 gene encoding uncharacterized protein LOC119305879 — MTARQKKSDNIVVSPKVGIITRGRMSNVNDMASLETNHTTVPRGHCVTPTFEITVQSDEGLNLSVDLNSTPSEYTKIYSQQLGDVSREAQLEAPTENAEVEDMAVEDNIGCGDMLPPVSRGAEFKAQVENEEREEVLMEEEIGCADKLIVTEGTQLTLSRDKHESPVKTELVAQEVVMEEDIGCDDNLPGSNQVLISHANQDAGFTNHSLDEVLNHTSSTLPSIGSAPRVDVEMKDGALERQIMGAPKSGGVAENSNDQIRDSVVEIKKIRDSILRKEFTLQDGSAQCDMDIHKIKMDIQKIKTEKKMTKEVLSTMKKYKEPSSNIMKVANLTFSGDDGKTKSTKRMELKFKEALAQRDKCMELNDICCDCDWMAPRYTVLPSLADGMHVGEVRLKCPDFEMSITSDPCPTPHDARCSAAANMILELGKKVEDKEHHAN, encoded by the exons ATGACTGCTCGTCAGAAGAAATCTGACAACATTGTGGTTTCTCCTAAAGTTGGAATTATCACTCGCGGCAGAATGTCAAACGTAAATGATATGGCTTCCTTGGAAACAAATCACACTACGGTTCCAAGAG GACATTGTGTGACACCTACCTTCGAAATAACCGTGCAGTCGGACGAGGGGCTTAATCTTTCTGTGGATCTAAATTCCACTCCATCAGAGTACACTAAAATATATTCACAACAACTTGGGGATGTTTCTAGAGAGGCTCAACTTGAAGCTCCAACAGAAAATGCAGAGGTAGAAGATATGGCTGTGGAAGACAATATAGGTTGTGGTGACATGTTACCACCAGTTTCTAGAGGGGCAGAATTTAAAGCCCAGGTAGAAAATGAAGAGAGGGAAGAAGTTTTGATGGAAGAAGAAATAGGTTGTGCTGACAAGTTGATAGTTACTGAAGGGACCCAACTTACACTTAGCAGGGACAAACATGAATCCCCTGTGAAAACTGAACTAGTGGCTCAAGAAGTAGTAATGGAAGAAGATATAGGTTGCGATGATAATTTGCCAGGTTCAAACCAAGTGCTGATCTCACATGCCAATCAAGATGCTGGCTTTACAAATCATTCCCTTGACGAGGTCTTGAACCACACAAGCTCAACGCTACCATCTATTGGTTCG GCACCACGTGTTGATGTTGAAATGAAGGATGGTGCATTGGAACGCCAAATCATGGGAGCGCCTAAGTCAG GTGGCGTGGCTGAGAATAGCAATGATCAGATTCGTGATTCCGTGGTAGAGATTAAGAAAATACGGGATTCTATT CTTCGTAAGGAATTCACACTTCAAGATGGAAGTGCTCAATGTGATATGGACATTCATAAAATTAAGATGGACATTCAGAAAATTAAGACTG AAAAGAAGATGACAAAAGAAGTGTTGTCAACAATGAAGAAATATAAGGAACCTAGCTCAAATATAATGAAAGTTGCCAATCTAACTTTCTCTGGCGATGATGGGAAAACCAAGAGCACTAAGAGAATGGAATTGAAATTTAAGGAGGCACTCGCACAACGCGATAAATGCATG GAGCTTAATGATATCTGCTGTGATTGCGATTGGATGGCCCCTAGATACACAGTACTACCTTCACTAGCAGATG GAATGCACGTCGGCGAAGTGCGTTTGAAATGCcctgattttgagatgagcatcactagcGATCCTTGTCCAACCCCACATGATGCGAGGTGCTCTGCAGCTGCCAATATGATATTGGAGCTTGGCAAGAAGGTGGAGGACAAAGAACATCATGCTAACTGA
- the LOC119309851 gene encoding uncharacterized protein LOC119309851: protein MGRKKRRELKMVTKLKGVTPRAQEQRGTAPELVAVPEAPRVDVEMKDGALERQIMKAPKSGGVTENSNDQIRDSVVEIKKIRDSILRKEFILQDGSAQCDMDIHKIKMDIQKIKTEKKMTKEVLSTMEKYKEPSSNIMKVANLIFSGDDGKTKSTNRMELKFKEALAQRDKCMELNDICCDCDWMAPRYTVLPSLADGMHVGEVRLKCPDFEMSITGDPCPTPHDARCSAAANMILELGKKVEDKEHHDN from the exons ATGGGGCGGAAAAAGAGGAGGGAGTTAAAGATGGTGACGAAGTTGAAGGGAGTGACGCCGCGGGCGCAGGAGCAGCGCGGCACGGCCCCGGAGCTCGTCGCCGTGCCGGAG GCACCACGTGTTGATGTTGAAATGAAGGATGGTGCATTGGAACGCCAAATCATGAAAGCGCCTAAGTCAG GTGGCGTCACTGAGAATAGCAATGATCAGATTCGTGATTCCGTGGTAGAGATTAAGAAAATACGGGATTCTATT CTTCGTAAGGAATTCATACTCCAAGATGGAAGTGCTCAATGTGATATGGACATTCATAAAATTAAGATGGACATTCAGAAAATTAAGACTG AAAAGAAGATGACAAAAGAAGTGTTGTCAACAATGGAGAAATATAAGGAACCTAGCTCAAATATAATGAAAGTTGCCAATCTAATTTTCTCTGGCGATGATGGGAAAACCAAGAGCACTAATAGAATGGAATTGAAATTTAAGGAGGCACTCGCACAACGCGATAAATGCATG GAGCTTAATGATATCTGCTGTGATTGCGATTGGATGGCCCCTAGATACACAGTACTACCTTCACTAGCAGATG GAATGCATGTCGGCGAAGTACGTTTGAAATGCcctgattttgagatgagcatcactggcGATCCTTGTCCAACCCCACATGATGCGAGGTGCTCTGCAGCTGCCAATATGATATTGGAGCTTGGCAAGAAGGTGGAGGACAAAGAACATCATGATAACTGA